Proteins from a genomic interval of Oreochromis aureus strain Israel breed Guangdong linkage group 6, ZZ_aureus, whole genome shotgun sequence:
- the vps37c gene encoding vacuolar protein sorting-associated protein 37C yields MEKLQDLSQSELQELLDSPERVESMALESDEIQNIQLEREMALASNRSLAEQNLDMKPRLESQKELLVERYSQLEAVRETYRQHCSLKDGMAGQVSPEALFSRLQTEGSKTEEESEALADEFLEGSLPLDSFLDRFLSLRSLAHKRRVRIEKLQEILRQRSEGNTTAMTSSACLKEDSATPLSPWDQQTTTATTTNQQQPSSKPQNASQPVSASAGGSSGLPYSPYPVSGPTPPAVVAAAGSVPANAPSQFPPYPGPTSPFPPAGSYSGPSPPFGPPASASCPYPAQPSFPSPHPGSAFGQYTPSHTQSGPAPYPASYSYGGYSYPSGPAYSNSQSAPGRPMYRPGYGVPQPYS; encoded by the exons ATGGAGAAGCTTCAGGacctcagccaatcagagctacAGGAGCTCCTGGACAGCCCGGAGAGGGTGGAATCGATGGCTCTGGAGTCCGATGAG ATCCAGAACATCCAGCTGGAGAGAGAAATGGCTTTGGCATCAAATCGCAGCCTGGCTGAGCAAAACCTGGATATGAAGCCTCGCTTGGAGTCACAGAAGGAGCTGCTGGTGGAGAGATATTCTCAACTAGAGGCAGTCAGAGAAACCTATAGACAGCACTGCTCCCTGAAAG ATGGCATGGCAGGTCAGGTGTCTCCAGAAGCACTGTTCTCAAGACTACAGACAGAGGGCAGCAAAACAGAAGAAGAGTCAGAG GCTCTAGCAGATGAGTTTCTGGAGGGATCTCTTCCACTGGACTCCTTCCTCGACCGATTCCTCTCCCTACGCTCACTCGCTCACAAAAGACGCGTACGGATAGAGAAACTCCAAGAAATCCTGCGACAGCGGAGCGAGGGCAATACCACCGCCATGACGTCGTCAGCATGCCTGAAAGAGGACTCTGCTACCCCGCTGTCACCGTGGGATCAACAGACGACAACAGCAACGACGACGAACCAACAGCAGCCGAGTTCCAAACCTCAGAACGCCTCTCAGCCTGTGTCCGCGTCTGCAGGAGGCTCCTCTGGGCTCCCCTACAGTCCATATCCCGTGTCGGGCCCTACTCCTCCTGCTGTAGTGGCAGCAGCAGGTTCTGTTCCAGCCAATGCCCCGTCACAGTTCCCTCCTTACCCAGGTCCCACTTCACCTTTCCCTCCGGCAGGGAGCTACTCTGGCCCTAGCCCCCCTTTTGGGCCTCCAGCTTCGGCCAGCTGCCCTTACCCGGCCCAGCCCTCCTTTCCTTCGCCACATCCGGGCTCAGCATTTGGCCAGTACACCCCGAGCCACACTCAGAGTGGCCCTGCGCCCTACCCGGCCTCCTACAGCTACGGGGGCTACAGCTACCCATCCGGGCCTGCCTATTCCAATTCTCAGTCAGCACCAGGGAGACCCATGTACAGACCGGGATATGGAGTTCCACAGCCGTACTCCTGA